A portion of the Girardinichthys multiradiatus isolate DD_20200921_A chromosome 23, DD_fGirMul_XY1, whole genome shotgun sequence genome contains these proteins:
- the etf1a gene encoding eukaryotic peptide chain release factor subunit 1-like, with product MADDPSAADRNVEIWKIKKLIKSLEAARGNGTSMISLIIPPKDQISRVAKMLADEFGTASNIKSRVNRLSVLGAITSVQQRLKLYNKVPPNGLVVYCGTIVTEEGKEKKVNIDFEPFKPINTSLYLCDNKFHTEALTALLSDDSKFGFIVIDGSGALFGTLQGNTREVLHKFTVDLPKKHGRGGQSALRFARLRMEKRHNYVRKVAETAVQLFVSNDKVNVAGMVLAGSADFKTELSQSDMFDPRLQAKVLKLVDISYGGENGFNQAIELSAEVLSNVKFIQEKKLIGRYFDEISQDTGKYCFGVEDTLKALEMGAVEILIVYENLDTMRYVLRVHGAESNGAENDEKILYLTPEQEKDKSHFTDKETGQEHELIESMPLLEWFANNYKKFGATLEIVTDKSQEGSQFVKGFGGIGGILRYRVDFQGMEYQGEDDEFFDLDDY from the exons ATGGCGGACGACCCCAGCGCGGCGGACAGAAACGTGGAGATATGGAAAATCAAGAAGCTGATCAAAAGTTTGGAAGCTGCCCGCGG CAATGGCACCAGCATGATCTCACTGATCATTCCTCCAAAGGACCAGATTTCCAGAGTAGCCAAGATGTTGGCTGATGAGTTTGGCACTGCTTCCAACATCAAGAGTCGAGTTAACAGACTCTCCGTACTCGGGGCCATCACCTCTGTACAGCAAAGACTAAAACTCTACAACAAGG TGCCACCAAATGGTTTAGTTGTGTATTGTGGCACAATTGTGACTGAGGAAGGCAAGGAGAAGAAAGTCAATATCGACTTTGAGCCTTTTAAACCAATCAACACCTCTTTGTACCTCTGTGACAACAAATTCCACACTGAG GCATTGACGGCCCTGCTCTCTGACGACAGTAAGTTTGGCTTTATCGTGATCGACGGTAGCGGCGCACTGTTTGGCACGCTGCAGGGGAACACCCGGGAGGTGCTGCACAAGTTCACTGTGGACCTACCCAAGAAGCACG GCAGAGGAGGACAGTCTGCTCTGCGTTTTGCTCGTCTAAGAATGGAAAAGAGACATAACTACGTGAGGAAAGTGGCTGAGACCGCTGTCCAGCTCTTTGTGTCCAACGACAAAGTTAATGTGGCGGGAATGGTCTTAGCTGGTTCTGCTGATTTTAAGACTGAACTTAGCCAGTCTGACATGTTTGACCCT AGGTTACAGGCTAAGGTTTTGAAGCTGGTTGACATCTCCTATGGAGGGGAAAACGGTTTCAACCAAGCCATCGAGCTCTCAGCAGAAGTCCTTTCAAATGTCAAGTTCATCCAGGAGAAGAAGCTTATAG GGCGGTACTTTGATGAGATCAGTCAGGATACGGGGAAGTACTGCTTTGGAGTGGAAGACACACTGAAAGCCTTAGAGATGGGAGCAGTGGAGATCCTCATAGTGTATGAGAACTTAGACACTATGCGTTACGTTTTACGTGTGCATGGGGCAGAGAGCAACGGGGCGGAGAATG ATGAGAAGATTTTGTACTTGACGCCTGAGCAAGAGAAAGACAAATCACACTTTACAGACAAGGAG acgGGGCAGGAACACGAGCTGATTGAGAGCATGCCACTGCTGGAGTGGTTCGCAAACAACTACAAGAAGTTTGGTGCAACGCTTGAAATCGTAACAGACAAGAGTCAGGAAGGGTCCCAGTTTGTCAAGGGCTTTGGAGGCATTGGAG GTATCTTGCGGTACAGGGTGGATTTCCAGGGCATGGAGTACCAAGGAGAGGACGACGAGTTCTTTGATTTGGATGACTACTAG
- the fbxw11a gene encoding F-box and WD repeat domain-containing 11-A isoform X2, with amino-acid sequence MREVNDVSKFAGRRRRAGFPFSQRVSGGIINMEPEMEDKTVELMTTSGMESQTLVDDLSPKKTTVLKPTNGPVMGSRKRPSEGNYEKEKEHCITLFDQWSEADQVEFVERLISRMCHYQHGHINSYLKPMLQRDFITALPAQGLDHIAENILSFLDARSLCAAELVCKEWQRVISEGMLWKKLIERMVRTDPLWKGLSERHQWEKYLFKNRTSEIPPNSYYHSLYPKIIQDIETIEANWRCGRHNLQRIQCRSENSKGVYCLQYDDEKIISGLRDNSIKIWDKQTLECLKVLTGHTGSVLCLQYDERVIVTGSSDSTVRVWEVTTGEVLNTLIHHNEAVLHLRFANGLMVTCSKDRSIAVWDMASPTDISLRRVLVGHRAAVNVVDFDDKYIVSASGDRTIKVWSTSTCEFVRTLNGHKRGIACLQYRDRLVVSGSSDNTIRLWDIECGACLRVLEGHEELVRCIRFDNKRIVSGAYDGKIKVWDLQAALDPRAPASTLCLRTLVEHSGRVFRLQFDEFQIISSSHDDTILIWDFLNVSPNGQSEGRSPSRTYTYISR; translated from the exons ATGCGCGAAGTGAATGACGTCTCTAAATTTGCGGGCCGCCGACGCAGGGCTGGGTTTCCATTTTCACAGCGAGTTTCGGGGGGGATCATCAACATGGAGCCGGAGATGGAAGACAAAACGGTGGAACTGATG aCCACTTCAGGGATGGAGTCACAGACCTTAGTGGACGACCTGTCGCCAAAGAAGACTACAGTGCTGAAG CCTACTAATGGTCCTGTAATGGGGTCTCGCAAGCGTCCATCAGAAGGGAACTACGAGAAGGAGAAGGAACACTGCATCACCTTGTTCGACCAGTGGTCAGAGGCCGACCAAGTGGAGTTTGTCGAGCGACTGATCTCCCGTATGTGCCACTACCAGCACGGCCACATCAACTCCTACCTCAAACCCATGCTGCAGAGGGATTTCATCACTGCATTGCCAG CCCAAGGCTTGGATCACATTGCAGAGAACATCCTGTCTTTTCTGGATGCACGCTCACTTTGCGCGGCGGAGCTGGTATGTAAAGAGTGGCAGAGGGTAATCTCTGAGGGCATGCTGTGGAAGAAGCTCATTGAACGAATGGTCCGAACTGACCCGCTTTGGAAAGGCCTGTCCGAAAGACACCAGTG GGAGAAATATTTGTTCAAGAACCGCACATCAGAAATCCCGCCCAACTCCTACTATCACTCCCTTTATCCTAAGATCATTCAAGACATAGAG ACAATTGAGGCTAATTGGCGATGCGGCAGACACAACTTGCAAAGGATTCAGTGTCGttcagaaaacagtaaaggtgttTACTGCCTCCAGTATGATGACGAGAAGATCATCAGTGGCCTTAGGGACAACTCCATCAAG ATCTGGGATAAACAAACACTGGAATGTCTGAAGGTACTGACCGGTCACacaggctcagtattgtgtctCCAGTATGATGAGAGGGTCATCGTCACTGGGTCTTCTGACTCAACTGTCAG AGTTTGGGAAGTTACAACGGGTGAGGTACTGAACACACTGATCCACCACAACGAGGCAGTTCTTCACCTGCGATTTGCGAACGGTCTCATGGTCACCTGCTCTAAGGACCGATCGATTGCAGTGTGGGACATGGCCTCGCCTACTGACATCAGCCTGCGGCGCGTCCTTGTGGGACACCGTGCTGCTGTCAACGTTGTGGACTTCGATGACAAATATATTGTGTCCGCCTCAGGGGACCGCACCATCAAG GTGTGGAGCACCAGCACCTGTGAGTTTGTGCGCACTCTAAATGGTCATAAGCGGGGAATTGCCTGTTTACAGTATAGAGATCGTCTGGTAGTCAGCGGCTCATCTGACAACACAATCCG GTTATGGGACATAGAGTGCGGGGCATGTTTGCGAGTCCTGGAAGGTCACGAGGAGTTGGTGCGCTGCATTCGCTTCGACAACAAAAGGATCGTCAGCGGAGCCTACGATGG CAAAATAAAAGTGTGGGACCTGCAGGCAGCACTTGACCCACGAGCCCCTGCTAGCACATTGTGTCTGCGCACTCTAGTG GAGCACTCCGGCCGTGTTTTCCGCCTGCAGTTTGACGAGTTTCAGATAATCAGCAGTTCTCACGACGACACCATTCTGATCTGGGATTTCCTGAACGTCTCACCGAATGGCCAGTCAGAGGGACGATCTCCTTCCCGCACCTACACGTACATTTCTAGATAG
- the fbxw11a gene encoding F-box and WD repeat domain-containing 11-A isoform X1: MEPEMEDKTVELMCSVPRSLWLGCSSVAESLCALRCLQSIPSTRAHNQTTSGMESQTLVDDLSPKKTTVLKPTNGPVMGSRKRPSEGNYEKEKEHCITLFDQWSEADQVEFVERLISRMCHYQHGHINSYLKPMLQRDFITALPAQGLDHIAENILSFLDARSLCAAELVCKEWQRVISEGMLWKKLIERMVRTDPLWKGLSERHQWEKYLFKNRTSEIPPNSYYHSLYPKIIQDIETIEANWRCGRHNLQRIQCRSENSKGVYCLQYDDEKIISGLRDNSIKIWDKQTLECLKVLTGHTGSVLCLQYDERVIVTGSSDSTVRVWEVTTGEVLNTLIHHNEAVLHLRFANGLMVTCSKDRSIAVWDMASPTDISLRRVLVGHRAAVNVVDFDDKYIVSASGDRTIKVWSTSTCEFVRTLNGHKRGIACLQYRDRLVVSGSSDNTIRLWDIECGACLRVLEGHEELVRCIRFDNKRIVSGAYDGKIKVWDLQAALDPRAPASTLCLRTLVEHSGRVFRLQFDEFQIISSSHDDTILIWDFLNVSPNGQSEGRSPSRTYTYISR; this comes from the exons ATGGAGCCGGAGATGGAAGACAAAACGGTGGAACTGATG TGCTCTGTGCCTCGCTCTCTCTGGCTGGGCTGCTCCTCGGTGGCTGAGAGTTTGTGTGCACTCAGGTGCCTGCAGAGCATCCCCTCCACCCGGGCTCACAACCAG aCCACTTCAGGGATGGAGTCACAGACCTTAGTGGACGACCTGTCGCCAAAGAAGACTACAGTGCTGAAG CCTACTAATGGTCCTGTAATGGGGTCTCGCAAGCGTCCATCAGAAGGGAACTACGAGAAGGAGAAGGAACACTGCATCACCTTGTTCGACCAGTGGTCAGAGGCCGACCAAGTGGAGTTTGTCGAGCGACTGATCTCCCGTATGTGCCACTACCAGCACGGCCACATCAACTCCTACCTCAAACCCATGCTGCAGAGGGATTTCATCACTGCATTGCCAG CCCAAGGCTTGGATCACATTGCAGAGAACATCCTGTCTTTTCTGGATGCACGCTCACTTTGCGCGGCGGAGCTGGTATGTAAAGAGTGGCAGAGGGTAATCTCTGAGGGCATGCTGTGGAAGAAGCTCATTGAACGAATGGTCCGAACTGACCCGCTTTGGAAAGGCCTGTCCGAAAGACACCAGTG GGAGAAATATTTGTTCAAGAACCGCACATCAGAAATCCCGCCCAACTCCTACTATCACTCCCTTTATCCTAAGATCATTCAAGACATAGAG ACAATTGAGGCTAATTGGCGATGCGGCAGACACAACTTGCAAAGGATTCAGTGTCGttcagaaaacagtaaaggtgttTACTGCCTCCAGTATGATGACGAGAAGATCATCAGTGGCCTTAGGGACAACTCCATCAAG ATCTGGGATAAACAAACACTGGAATGTCTGAAGGTACTGACCGGTCACacaggctcagtattgtgtctCCAGTATGATGAGAGGGTCATCGTCACTGGGTCTTCTGACTCAACTGTCAG AGTTTGGGAAGTTACAACGGGTGAGGTACTGAACACACTGATCCACCACAACGAGGCAGTTCTTCACCTGCGATTTGCGAACGGTCTCATGGTCACCTGCTCTAAGGACCGATCGATTGCAGTGTGGGACATGGCCTCGCCTACTGACATCAGCCTGCGGCGCGTCCTTGTGGGACACCGTGCTGCTGTCAACGTTGTGGACTTCGATGACAAATATATTGTGTCCGCCTCAGGGGACCGCACCATCAAG GTGTGGAGCACCAGCACCTGTGAGTTTGTGCGCACTCTAAATGGTCATAAGCGGGGAATTGCCTGTTTACAGTATAGAGATCGTCTGGTAGTCAGCGGCTCATCTGACAACACAATCCG GTTATGGGACATAGAGTGCGGGGCATGTTTGCGAGTCCTGGAAGGTCACGAGGAGTTGGTGCGCTGCATTCGCTTCGACAACAAAAGGATCGTCAGCGGAGCCTACGATGG CAAAATAAAAGTGTGGGACCTGCAGGCAGCACTTGACCCACGAGCCCCTGCTAGCACATTGTGTCTGCGCACTCTAGTG GAGCACTCCGGCCGTGTTTTCCGCCTGCAGTTTGACGAGTTTCAGATAATCAGCAGTTCTCACGACGACACCATTCTGATCTGGGATTTCCTGAACGTCTCACCGAATGGCCAGTCAGAGGGACGATCTCCTTCCCGCACCTACACGTACATTTCTAGATAG
- the fbxw11a gene encoding F-box and WD repeat domain-containing 11-A isoform X3: MESQTLVDDLSPKKTTVLKPTNGPVMGSRKRPSEGNYEKEKEHCITLFDQWSEADQVEFVERLISRMCHYQHGHINSYLKPMLQRDFITALPAQGLDHIAENILSFLDARSLCAAELVCKEWQRVISEGMLWKKLIERMVRTDPLWKGLSERHQWEKYLFKNRTSEIPPNSYYHSLYPKIIQDIETIEANWRCGRHNLQRIQCRSENSKGVYCLQYDDEKIISGLRDNSIKIWDKQTLECLKVLTGHTGSVLCLQYDERVIVTGSSDSTVRVWEVTTGEVLNTLIHHNEAVLHLRFANGLMVTCSKDRSIAVWDMASPTDISLRRVLVGHRAAVNVVDFDDKYIVSASGDRTIKVWSTSTCEFVRTLNGHKRGIACLQYRDRLVVSGSSDNTIRLWDIECGACLRVLEGHEELVRCIRFDNKRIVSGAYDGKIKVWDLQAALDPRAPASTLCLRTLVEHSGRVFRLQFDEFQIISSSHDDTILIWDFLNVSPNGQSEGRSPSRTYTYISR; encoded by the exons ATGGAGTCACAGACCTTAGTGGACGACCTGTCGCCAAAGAAGACTACAGTGCTGAAG CCTACTAATGGTCCTGTAATGGGGTCTCGCAAGCGTCCATCAGAAGGGAACTACGAGAAGGAGAAGGAACACTGCATCACCTTGTTCGACCAGTGGTCAGAGGCCGACCAAGTGGAGTTTGTCGAGCGACTGATCTCCCGTATGTGCCACTACCAGCACGGCCACATCAACTCCTACCTCAAACCCATGCTGCAGAGGGATTTCATCACTGCATTGCCAG CCCAAGGCTTGGATCACATTGCAGAGAACATCCTGTCTTTTCTGGATGCACGCTCACTTTGCGCGGCGGAGCTGGTATGTAAAGAGTGGCAGAGGGTAATCTCTGAGGGCATGCTGTGGAAGAAGCTCATTGAACGAATGGTCCGAACTGACCCGCTTTGGAAAGGCCTGTCCGAAAGACACCAGTG GGAGAAATATTTGTTCAAGAACCGCACATCAGAAATCCCGCCCAACTCCTACTATCACTCCCTTTATCCTAAGATCATTCAAGACATAGAG ACAATTGAGGCTAATTGGCGATGCGGCAGACACAACTTGCAAAGGATTCAGTGTCGttcagaaaacagtaaaggtgttTACTGCCTCCAGTATGATGACGAGAAGATCATCAGTGGCCTTAGGGACAACTCCATCAAG ATCTGGGATAAACAAACACTGGAATGTCTGAAGGTACTGACCGGTCACacaggctcagtattgtgtctCCAGTATGATGAGAGGGTCATCGTCACTGGGTCTTCTGACTCAACTGTCAG AGTTTGGGAAGTTACAACGGGTGAGGTACTGAACACACTGATCCACCACAACGAGGCAGTTCTTCACCTGCGATTTGCGAACGGTCTCATGGTCACCTGCTCTAAGGACCGATCGATTGCAGTGTGGGACATGGCCTCGCCTACTGACATCAGCCTGCGGCGCGTCCTTGTGGGACACCGTGCTGCTGTCAACGTTGTGGACTTCGATGACAAATATATTGTGTCCGCCTCAGGGGACCGCACCATCAAG GTGTGGAGCACCAGCACCTGTGAGTTTGTGCGCACTCTAAATGGTCATAAGCGGGGAATTGCCTGTTTACAGTATAGAGATCGTCTGGTAGTCAGCGGCTCATCTGACAACACAATCCG GTTATGGGACATAGAGTGCGGGGCATGTTTGCGAGTCCTGGAAGGTCACGAGGAGTTGGTGCGCTGCATTCGCTTCGACAACAAAAGGATCGTCAGCGGAGCCTACGATGG CAAAATAAAAGTGTGGGACCTGCAGGCAGCACTTGACCCACGAGCCCCTGCTAGCACATTGTGTCTGCGCACTCTAGTG GAGCACTCCGGCCGTGTTTTCCGCCTGCAGTTTGACGAGTTTCAGATAATCAGCAGTTCTCACGACGACACCATTCTGATCTGGGATTTCCTGAACGTCTCACCGAATGGCCAGTCAGAGGGACGATCTCCTTCCCGCACCTACACGTACATTTCTAGATAG